The following coding sequences lie in one Cherax quadricarinatus isolate ZL_2023a chromosome 8, ASM3850222v1, whole genome shotgun sequence genomic window:
- the LOC128685319 gene encoding uncharacterized protein: MRVLVLVSLFAAASADSLKTYGLPSHSGIGHSLGASRVSSGAGFSGGLVSGGVGLSGGLASGGVGLSGGSGFTGGSGFSGGAGFTGGAGFAGGAGFAGGAGFSRGAGFTGGVGLSGGAGFIGGACGNGQVRHVDGGCVTPHVTRNLYVYSAPPLAPIVGPPPIVPLPKIEQNVLFIRSPDVDIAQDPIIVPPPQTKNVVYVLNKRPELDQKVIHLPALEQQTPEVFFVNYAEGDNPTLPTGEDLQSALSSAAHGGGGVIGTAGGIGGGFGGGIGGGVGVGVGSGIGGGVGVGIGSGIGGGVGGGVGVGVGGVGGGIGGGIGVGVEE; encoded by the exons ATGAGGGTCCTG GTACTTGTTTCGTTGTTTGCTGCGGCGTCTGCCGACTCCCTCAAGACCTATGGTCTCCCTTCACATTCTGGAATAGGTCACTCCTTAGGGGCTTCACGAGTCTCCAGTGGTGCTGGCTTCTCTGGTGGCTTAGTCTCTGGTGGTGTTGGTTTATCTGGCGGATTAGCCTCTGGTGGTGTTGGCTTATCTGGGGGCTCTGGGTTCACTGGCGGCTCTGGGTTCTCTGGTGGTGCAGGATTTACTGGTGGTGCAGGATTCGCTGGTGGTGCAGGATTCGCTGGTGGTGCAGGATTCTCTAGAGGTGCAGGATTCACTGGTGGGGTAGGCCTCTCTGGCGGTGCTGGGTTCATTGGAGGTGCCTGTGGAAATGGACAGGTCCGTCATGTGGATGGAGGCTGCGTGACTCCTCACGTCACCAGAAACTTGTACGTGTACAGTGCTCCACCACTGGCTCCAATCGTAGGACCACCACCAATTGTTCCTCTACCCAAGATAGAACAAAACGTTTTATTCATCCGTTCACCCGATGTTGACATAGCTCAAGACCCCATTATTGTTCCACCCCCACAAACGAAAAATGTTGTGTACGTCCTCAACAAGCGACCTGAACTGGACCAGAAGGTCATCCACCTCCCAGCACTTGAGCAACAAACTCCTGAAGTGTTCTTCGTCAACTATGCCGAAGGTGACAACCCGACTTTGCCCACAGGAGAGGACCTCCAGTCTGCTCTCAGCTCCGCcgctcatggtggtggtggagttattGGTACCGCTGGTGGCATTGGCGGTGGCTTTGGAGGCGGTATTGGAGGCGGCGTTGGAGTCGGCGTTGGGAGTGGAATTGGTGGCGGCGTTGGAGTTGGCATTGGAAGCGGCATCggaggtggtgttgggggtggtgtcGGAGTCGGCGTTGGAGGAGTTGGAGGCGGCATTGGAGGTGGCATTGGAGTCGGCGTTGAGgaatga